A single region of the Spirochaetota bacterium genome encodes:
- a CDS encoding sigma-70 family RNA polymerase sigma factor, giving the protein MRGNTTPGRESENRAIIEEFQRKGDDASFSPVYELYKDRIFYFILARVGSDETARDLFQEVMFKVYTILPKFDFRCKFETYLYRMINNLLIDRYRKIKRSVNMARMTEETEESIAETVGDDRVSIEDAMIDKEQMSVLTDELKALPVGLRSIMLMRFYDGLQYNEISDICGESLRNVKYKVEKACGLLRERMQTRGYHVTETQ; this is encoded by the coding sequence ATGCGCGGTAATACAACGCCGGGGCGCGAGAGCGAAAACCGGGCGATCATAGAAGAATTCCAGCGAAAAGGCGACGACGCATCGTTCTCTCCGGTATACGAGCTTTACAAAGATCGGATATTCTATTTCATCCTTGCCAGGGTCGGTTCCGATGAAACAGCGCGCGATCTGTTCCAGGAAGTGATGTTCAAGGTCTATACCATCCTGCCGAAATTCGATTTCCGCTGCAAATTCGAGACCTACCTTTATAGAATGATCAACAACCTTCTTATCGACCGATACCGCAAGATCAAGCGCAGCGTGAACATGGCACGGATGACCGAGGAGACGGAGGAATCTATCGCCGAGACCGTCGGGGATGACCGGGTGAGCATTGAGGATGCAATGATAGACAAAGAACAGATGAGCGTATTGACTGACGAGCTTAAGGCACTTCCCGTCGGGCTGCGAAGCATCATGCTCATGCGATTCTATGACGGGCTTCAGTACAACGAGATAAGCGATATCTGCGGTGAAAGCCTTCGTAACGTCAAATATAAGGTGGAAAAAGCCTGCGGTCTGCTTCGTGAACGAATGCAGACAAGGGGGTATCATGTCACTGAAACACAATGA
- a CDS encoding 4-hydroxythreonine-4-phosphate dehydrogenase PdxA, whose amino-acid sequence MTMGDPAGISGEIIVTAHARMCAGRDALARRVKRELTRKRISLVVAGDAGYLSWHAKRMRSRIAVRSIAGVPRSFTALSAVECIPVTSIDMKSFRFGECTYGRESIAYIDHAVAEAKRGAVAAIVTAPVTKAAVAKVLPDFRGHTEYLSEAFGAADTRMAFYTPDFILALETVHIPLSKVASSITAASVAKSLALIAEAGRRRYGKRAPIAVLALNPHAGEHGLMGSEDDGVIAEGMAALPSALGPFPADSFFIERYKSFKLILAMYHDQGLIPVKALYPRASVNVTLGLPVVRTSVDHGSAYDIAGKGRASADGLLHAISAAIELT is encoded by the coding sequence ATGACCATGGGTGACCCGGCAGGGATATCCGGAGAGATAATCGTTACAGCGCATGCGCGCATGTGCGCCGGGCGCGATGCCCTTGCGCGGAGGGTTAAGCGGGAGCTCACGCGAAAGCGGATATCGCTTGTCGTCGCCGGCGATGCGGGGTATCTCTCCTGGCACGCGAAAAGGATGCGCTCACGTATCGCCGTACGTTCCATCGCGGGCGTGCCGCGTTCCTTCACAGCGCTTTCGGCCGTCGAATGCATCCCGGTCACCTCCATCGATATGAAGTCGTTCCGTTTCGGTGAATGCACGTATGGGCGCGAGTCGATAGCGTATATCGATCATGCCGTCGCCGAGGCGAAACGCGGTGCCGTTGCCGCCATCGTTACCGCACCGGTCACGAAGGCTGCGGTGGCGAAAGTGCTCCCCGATTTTCGCGGGCATACGGAATATCTCTCCGAAGCCTTCGGCGCCGCCGATACGCGTATGGCATTCTATACGCCGGATTTTATACTCGCATTGGAGACCGTGCATATACCGCTGTCGAAGGTCGCCTCATCGATAACCGCGGCATCGGTAGCGAAGTCGCTTGCGCTCATCGCGGAGGCGGGCAGGCGCCGCTACGGAAAACGAGCTCCCATCGCCGTACTTGCATTGAACCCGCATGCCGGTGAACACGGACTAATGGGCAGCGAGGATGACGGTGTCATCGCAGAGGGAATGGCGGCATTGCCGAGCGCGTTGGGGCCGTTCCCCGCCGATTCATTCTTCATCGAGCGATACAAGTCGTTCAAACTGATACTTGCGATGTATCATGATCAGGGGCTGATACCGGTGAAAGCGCTCTACCCTCGTGCTTCGGTGAACGTTACGCTCGGCCTTCCGGTAGTGCGCACGTCGGTCGATCACGGCAGTGCGTATGATATCGCGGGGAAGGGACGGGCGTCCGCGGACGGGCTCTTGCATGCGATCAGTGCGGCTATAGAGCTTACCTGA
- a CDS encoding polymer-forming cytoskeletal protein has translation MAVQNDAINTVIGERSYFEGKFSVKGSIRIDGKYEGDYLETDQVYIGRTGRVRTNIRASNVVVEGIIIGNVHATTRILLLPTARILGDIKTPELIIQNGVILEGRCTIANDVTAEASEHIKKLYDEH, from the coding sequence ATGGCCGTACAGAACGACGCTATCAACACCGTCATCGGCGAGCGGTCCTATTTCGAGGGCAAGTTCTCCGTCAAGGGTTCGATACGCATTGACGGGAAATACGAGGGCGATTACCTCGAGACCGATCAGGTGTACATCGGCAGGACCGGACGTGTGCGCACCAACATACGCGCGTCGAACGTCGTCGTCGAGGGCATCATCATCGGCAACGTGCATGCGACAACGCGCATACTGCTCCTGCCCACCGCGCGCATTCTCGGCGACATCAAGACGCCTGAGCTCATCATACAGAACGGCGTCATACTCGAAGGCCGCTGCACCATCGCCAATGATGTAACGGCAGAAGCGTCCGAACACATCAAAAAACTCTACGACGAACACTGA